A genome region from Setaria italica strain Yugu1 chromosome III, Setaria_italica_v2.0, whole genome shotgun sequence includes the following:
- the LOC111256683 gene encoding rust resistance kinase Lr10-like, with amino-acid sequence MNSLALAGIIVGGIVIILAIKFLTRWIEVKREWQAERARLQAVAGAPIQPANGACVVSSPAPPYHANRVVEMGAVDRFLDDILREKPARFTPENLREFTRNYAERLGSGGFGVVYRGALPNGVQVAVKILNSTLDRRAEEQFMAEVGTAGRTYHINLVRLYGFCFDATTKALVYEYLENSSLDRVLFEREQHRDVIDGGALGFDTLYGIIVGTARGLRYLHEECQHRIIHYDIKPGNVLLTADYTAKVADFGLARLCNRDNTHLTMTGARGTPGYAAPELWLPLPVTHKCDVYSFGMLVFEILGRRRNLEPQHPAVSQEWYPKWVWQRFDQGRFGDVMAASGIHAKDRDKAERMCKVALWCVQYQPEARLSMSSVVRMLEGEEEIARPVNPFTYMASLHTISCSSSGGSAAASSYS; translated from the exons ATGAACTCCCTTGCTTTAG CTGGGATCATCGTCGGCGGCATTGTTATCATCTTGGCCATAAAATTCCTCACCAGATGGATCGAGGTAAAACGAGAATGGCAGGCGGAGCGCGCGCGGCtgcaggcggtggcgggcgcGCCAATCCAGCCGGCCAATGGTGCGTGCGTcgtgtcgtcgccggcgccgccttaTCACGCTAACCGCGTCGTCGAGATGGGTGCCGTGGACCGGTTCCTGGACGACATCCTGCGCGAGAAGCCCGCGCGGTTCACGCCGGAGAACCTCCGCGAGTTCACCAGGAACTACGCGGAGCGCCTCGGCTCCGGCGGCTTCGGCGTGGTGTACCGCGGCGCGCTCCCGAACGGCGTGCAGGTGGCCGTGAAGATTCTCAACAGCACGCTGGACCGGCGCGCCGAGGAGCAGTTCATGGCGGAGGTGGGCACGGCGGGGCGCACCTACCACATCAACCTCGTGCGCCTCTACGGCTTCTGCTTCGACGCCACGACCAAGGCGCTCGTGTACGAGTACCTCGAGAACAGCTCGCTCGACCGCGTGCTCTTCGAGCGCGAGCAGCACCGGGACGtcatcgacggcggcgccctcgGGTTCGACACGCTCTACGGCATCATCGTCGGCACGGCGCGCGGGTTGAGGTACCTGCACGAGGAGTGCCAGCACCGGATCATCCACTACGACATCAAGCCCGGCAACGTGCTCCTCACCGCCGACTACACCGCGAAGGTGGCGGACTTCGGGCTCGCCAGGCTCTGCAACCGCGACAACACCCACCTGACCATGACCGGCGCGCGGGGCACGCCCGGGTacgcggcgccggagctgtggctgccgctgccggtgaCGCACAAgtgcgacgtgtacagcttcgggaTGCTGGTGTTCGAGATCCTCGGGAGGCGGCGCAACCTCGAGCCGCAGCACCCCGCCGTGAGCCAGGAGTGGTACCCCAAGTGGGTGTGGCAGCGGTTCGACCAGGGGAGGTTCGGCGACGTGATGGCGGCGTCGGGGATCCACGCCAAGGACAGGGACAAGGCGGAGAGGATGTGCAAGGTGGCGCTCTGGTGCGTGCAGTACCAGCCGGAGGCGAGGCTGTCCATGAGCAGCGTGGTCAGGATGCTCGAAGGCGAGGAGGAGATCGCGCGCCCCGTCAACCCGTTCACCTACATGGCGAGCCTCCACACGATTTCCTGCTCGAGCAGTggaggcagcgccgccgcctccagctaTTCGTAG
- the LOC101757799 gene encoding ethylene-responsive transcription factor ERF003 encodes MPKLQRFRGVRQRHWGSWVSEIRHPLLKTRIWLGTYETAEDAARAYDEAARLMSGPAARTNFPLSSSTGAGATLSPTLRAKLEKCCTESLSKQPAKDDDGANASGAERDGRQEQGVKAEVGEDDGEEYIEEMIRELTYYGPVEIQHPSSGSSGAGAGAGPACSSSAIR; translated from the exons ATGCCGAAGCTGCAGAGGTTCAGAGGAGTGAGGCAGAGGCACTGGGGCTCCTGGGTCTCCGAGATCCGCCACCCACTCCT GAAGACGAGGATCTGGCTGGGCACGTACGAGACGGCGGAGGACGCGGCGCGGGCGTACGACGAGGCGGCGCGCCTGATGAGCGGGCCCGCGGCGCGCACCAACTTCCCCCTGAGCAGCAGCACCGGCGCGGGCGCCACCCTCTCCCCGACGCTGCGCGCCAAGCTGGAGAAATGCTGCACGGAGTCGCTGTCCAAACAGCCGGcgaaggacgacgacggcgcgaACGCGTCGGGAGCAGAGCGCGACGGCCGGCAGGAGCAGGGCGTGAAAGCCGAGgtcggcgaggacgacggcgaggagtaCATCGAGGAGATGATCAGGGAGCTCACCTACTATGGCCCCGTGGAGATACAGCAcccctcctccggctcctccggcgccggcgccggtgccggcccGGCCTGCTCGAGCTCGGCGATTAGGTGA
- the LOC101756997 gene encoding rust resistance kinase Lr10 gives MPLSGGILAISIVATITAGIVAVVCIVAIYMCAKVAVKMYLRGNGGDSRDRVASFTGEPGSSGGAGETDDVEMGSMSYFFEDIQKERPVRFSSQQLRAFTRNYAHKVGSGGFGVVYKGRFPNGAAVAVKVLNSTLGKRAEEQFMAEVGTIGRTYHINLVRLYGFCFDAAVKALVYEYMENGSLDGYLFDPPPERKVAFDKLHEIAVGTAKALRYLHEECAQRIIHYDIKPENVLLGAGLEPKVSDFGLARLCDREDTHLTITGARGTPGYAAPELWMPLPVTHKCDVYSYGMLMFEMLGRRRNLELGLHGRESQEWYPRWVWHRFEAGDTDAVVARAAAVTGDRKEREKAERVCKVALWCVQYRPEDRPSMGSVVRMLEGEDQIVAPCNPFAHLAPYNSSATQQSGDTTTTAGSYGSSDHVPSAR, from the exons ATGCCGCTCAGCGGTGGCATTCTTGCCATATCAATCG TTGCGACTATCACGGCTGGCATAGTGGCAGTCGTTTGCATAGTCGCGATATACATGTGCGCCAAAGTCGCCGTGAAGATGTATCTGCGAGGAAACGGCGGAGACAGTCGCGATCGCGTGGCGTCCTTCACCGGCGagcccggcagcagcggcggcgccggcgagaccGACGACGTGGAGATGGGGAGCATGAGCTACTTCTTCGAGGACATCCAGAAGGAGCGGCCGGTCCGGTTCAGCTCGCAGCAGCTGCGCGCCTTCACCCGGAACTACGCCCACAAGGTCGGCTCCGGCGGCTTCGGCGTGGTGTACAAGGGCCGGTTCCCgaacggcgcggcggtggccgtgAAGGTGCTCAACAGCACGCTGGGCAAGCGCGCCGAGGAGCAGTTCATGGCGGAGGTCGGCACCATCGGCCGGACCTACCACATCAACCTCGTCAGGCTCTACGGCTTCTGCTTCGACGCCGCGGTGAAGGCGCTCGTGTACGAGTACATGGAGAACGGGTCGCTGGACGGGTACCTGTTCGACCCGCCGCCGGAGAGGAAGGTCGCGTTCGACAAGCTGCACGAGATCGCCGTCGGGACGGCGAAGGCGCTGCGGTACCTGCACGAGGAGTGCGCGCAGCGGATCATCCACTACGACATCAAGCCGGAGAACGTGCTCCTCGGCGCGGGGCTGGAGCCCAAGGTGTCCGACTTCGGGCTGGCGAGGCTGTGCGACAGGGAGGACACCCACCTGACCATCACCGGCGCGCGGGGCACGCCCGGGTACGCGGCGCCGGAGCTCTGGATGCCGCTCCCCGTGACGCACAAGTGCGACGTCTACAGCTACGGGATGCTGATGTTCGAGATGCTCGGGAGGCGCCGGAACCTGGAGCTGGGGTTGCACGGCCGCGAGAGCCAGGAATGGTACCCGAGGTGGGTGTGGCACCGGTTCGAGGCGGGGGACACGGACGCCGTggtggcgcgcgccgcggcggtgacgggggacaggaaggagagggagaaggcggAGAGGGTGTGCAAGGTGGCGCTGTGGTGCGTGCAGTAccggcccgaggacaggccgtCCATGGGCAGCGTCGTGAGGATGCTGGAAGGGGAGGACCAGATCGTCGCGCCGTGCAACCCGTTCGCGCACCTGGCGCCCTATAACTCCAGTGCGACGCAGCAGTCCGGGGACACCACTACCACCGCGGGCTCGTATGGTTCTTCAGACCATGTGCCTAGTGCCAGGTAG
- the LOC101757396 gene encoding protein KAKU4, whose protein sequence is MASLFGARRRRSPEDDGEDHRSGYGRAQRRRLSPEEDAASPAEAGPGAATGSSPGWLSGFVSGAKRVISSVLLFSSPEETGSGEEEEDDEDGNGLNSDENEDVPDTHGAIVPYSESKLAIEQMVMKETFTRDECDKMVELIKSRVTDSTFPEAREYGSPEEIPSRIAGIGHDFTGAWRSLSRDRNFTKSVPFSSMRPGSFSPGSPLQASPELCTVAVTEAKKWLEERRQGLGLKPEDNGTCTLNTDMLSSGIDSDMGSPVDLAKSYMQSLPPWQSPFLGSQKFNTSSSKYSSSLSKVTTKEDYLSNFWGKLEESRRAHIGSSGGSVDAPKFWNYGSTSRLFENDTAIFSLGTDEKVGEPTKTNNGSEKVAATEPISGYSIPITPAEDRIDGIGEPVELAKDNGNASEIQPDKVAEGNNVSSTSNTKDATDHIGDVKAPTAEPNLGESHINSASEFRPKDAGPPIQARVNGSSKKTSVNGLVDQSKANSGLESSANDNPSCTNSSSAVPPTSNDLTESAAGAADVHSVENCTGINPEEPVKGASRQNVRRGGRKRVVRGPKGRGK, encoded by the exons ATGGCGTCGCTCTTcggggctcgccgccggcgatcgccggaggacgacggcgaggaccATAGATCCGGCTACGGGAgggcccagcgccgccgcctctctccggaggaggacgcggcgtcgccggcggaggcggggccgggcgcGGCCACGGGGAGTAGCCCCGGGTGGCTCTCTGGCTTCGTCTCCGGCGCGAAGAGGGTAATTTCGTCTGTTTTACTGTTCTCCTCGCCCGAGGAGACGGGctcgggggaggaggaggaagacgacgaagacGGCAACGGCTTAAACTCGG ATGAGAATGAAGATGTTCCTGACACTCATGGAGCAATAGTTCCTTACAGCGAATCAAAGTTAGCTATTGAACAAATGGTTATGAAGGAAACATTTACAAG gGATGAGTGTGATAAGATGGTAGAGCTAATAAAATCACGAGTTACAGATTCTACATTTCCTGAAGCCCGTGAATATGGATCGCCAGAAGAAATCCCAAGTAGGATTGCAGGCATTGGCCATGATTTCACAGGAGCTTGGCGCTCCTTGAGCCGTGATCGGAATTTCACTAAATCAGTTCCATTCTCTAGCATGAGACCTGGTAGTTTTTCTCCTGGCTCTCCGCTCCAAGCATCACCTGAGCTATGCACTGTAGCAGTTACGGAAGCAAAGAAATGGTTGGAAGAGAGAAGGCAGGGACTAGGCTTAAAGCCTGAAGACAATGGAACATGCACATTGAACACTGATATGTTAAGTTCC GGCATTGACTCTGACATGGGTTCTCCAGTTGACTTAGCAAAATCATACATGCAATCATTACCTCCTTGGCAGTCCCCATTCTTAGGCAGTCAGaagtttaacacatcatccTCCAAATACTCTAGCTCCTTATCAAAG gtaaccacaaaggaggattacCTTTCCAACTTTTGGGGAAAATTGGAGGAATCACGAAGAGCTCACATTGGATCATCTGGAGGTTCTGTGGATGCTCCAAAATTCTGGAATTATGGTTCTACATCCAGATTATTTGAGAATGATACCGCTATATTCTCATTGGGTACTGATGAGAAAGTTGGCGAGCCTACCAAAACCAATAATG GGTCTGAAAAGGTTGCAGCAACAGAACCAATCAGTGGGTACTCCATACCTATCACACCAGCCGAAGATAGAATTGAT GGTATTGGTGAACCTGTGGAACTTGCAAAGGACAATGGGAATGCATCTGAAATTCAACCCG ATAAAGTAGCAGAGGGGAACAATGTGTCTTCCACAAG CAATACAAAGGATGCTACTGACCACATTGGAGATGTTAAAGCTCCCACTGCAGAACCAAATTTAGGGGAATCACATATCAACTCAGCTTCAG AATTCAGACCAAAGGATGCAGGTCCCCCAATCCAGGCCAGAGTGAATGGGTCAAGCAAGAAAACATCTGTGAATGG CCTTGTGGATCAATCAAAGGCCAACTCCGGGTTAGAATCTTCAGCAAACGATAATCCAAGCTGCACTAACTCAAGCAGTGCTGTGCCACCCACCAGTAACGACTTAACTGAGTCTGCAGCTGGTGCTGCAGATGTTCATTCTGTTGAGAATTGCACTGGAATTAATCCAGAAGAACCGGTTAAGGGGGCCTCGAGACAGAATGTTCGGCGAGGAGGACGGAAAAGGGTGGTGCGAGGGCCTAAAGGAAGAGGGAAGTAG